In Streptomyces chartreusis, the following proteins share a genomic window:
- a CDS encoding L,D-transpeptidase, whose product MNVRPISGASVDGRGGRGRTGLAALAGVLLIAVTACGGGGGSDTGAGDGKGGDSSTAEAKKSQAVVTIAPGDGAKSVDTSGALKVTAAKGKLTDVEVKDAKGNAIDGKISGDGGTWTPSTHLAAATKYTVHAVAKDADGLEAAKEADFTTLTPKNTFIGRFTPEDGSKVGVGMPFSLRFDRGITNPEDVEKAITVKTEPAVEVAGHWFGNDRLDFRPEKYWKSGTKVTVELNLDGVEGRDGVYGEQDKKVTFTIGRNQVSVVDVKTKKMKVTQDGKVVKTIPVTTGKPGYDTWNGQMVMTEKFVQTRMNGDTVGYDGEYDIDDVPHATRLTDSGTFIHGNYWGGGAFGNYNASHGCIGLRDVKGAWDKSTPAAWFFNHSMIGDVVVVKNSADATVAPENGLNGWNMSWEKWKA is encoded by the coding sequence TTGAACGTGCGGCCGATATCGGGGGCGTCGGTTGACGGGCGCGGAGGGCGCGGGCGCACCGGCCTTGCGGCACTGGCCGGCGTCCTGCTGATCGCCGTCACCGCGTGCGGCGGGGGCGGCGGTTCGGACACAGGGGCCGGGGACGGCAAGGGCGGGGACTCCAGCACCGCGGAGGCCAAGAAGTCCCAGGCGGTCGTGACCATAGCGCCGGGCGACGGTGCCAAGTCCGTCGACACCAGCGGCGCGCTGAAGGTGACCGCGGCCAAGGGCAAGCTGACGGACGTCGAGGTCAAGGACGCCAAGGGCAACGCGATAGACGGGAAGATATCCGGCGACGGCGGCACGTGGACTCCGTCCACGCACCTCGCCGCCGCGACGAAGTACACGGTGCACGCGGTCGCCAAGGACGCCGACGGCCTGGAGGCCGCCAAGGAGGCCGACTTCACCACCCTGACGCCGAAGAACACCTTCATCGGCCGGTTCACCCCGGAGGACGGCTCGAAGGTCGGCGTCGGAATGCCGTTCTCACTCCGCTTCGACCGGGGCATCACCAACCCCGAGGACGTCGAGAAGGCGATCACCGTCAAGACCGAGCCGGCCGTCGAGGTCGCGGGCCACTGGTTCGGCAACGACCGCCTCGACTTCCGTCCCGAGAAGTACTGGAAGTCCGGCACGAAGGTCACCGTCGAGCTCAACCTCGACGGCGTCGAGGGCCGCGACGGCGTCTACGGCGAGCAGGACAAGAAGGTCACCTTCACGATCGGCCGCAACCAGGTCTCGGTCGTCGACGTGAAGACCAAGAAGATGAAGGTCACCCAGGACGGCAAGGTCGTCAAGACCATCCCCGTCACCACCGGCAAGCCCGGGTACGACACCTGGAACGGCCAGATGGTCATGACCGAGAAGTTCGTCCAGACCCGGATGAACGGCGACACGGTCGGCTACGACGGCGAGTACGACATCGATGACGTCCCGCACGCCACCCGCCTGACCGACTCGGGCACCTTCATCCACGGCAACTACTGGGGCGGCGGCGCCTTCGGCAACTACAACGCCAGCCACGGCTGCATCGGCCTGCGTGACGTCAAGGGCGCGTGGGACAAGAGCACGCCGGCCGCCTGGTTCTTCAACCACTCGATGATCGGCGACGTGGTGGTCGTGAAGAACTCCGCCGACGCGACGGTCGCGCCGGAGAACGGCCTCAACGGCTGGAACATGTCCTGGGAGAAGTGGAAGGCATAA
- a CDS encoding L,D-transpeptidase — MRHVQGRARRAGAVLAAVLTWAGLLSGAAGCTTDGGAVDQKAPAPEDVIRVTPDDGSKGARPDEKLLVRVPSGRLESVKVVKSQDAQDTPVPGRISGDGLRWEPEDPRLALAARYTVDAVALDAHGRRSARHTTFTTYVPDKRFVGYVAPENRSTVGTGMIVSLEFNREIEDRAAVERAVEVTAEPAVDIRPHWFGKSRLDFRPRDYWQPGTRVTVVLRLRDVEGARGVYGLQHKTFSFTVGRHQTSLVDATEHTMQVRRDGELLATVPVTAGAPKMTTYNGKMVVTEMFELTRMNGATVGFKKKDGKGEYDIPDVPHAMRLTDSGTFLHGNYWADSAIFGHSNVSHGCVGLRDVKGGGSETPAGWFFDRSLVGDVVEVVRSNDKKVAPDNGLGGWNMGWKEWKSGSAVK, encoded by the coding sequence GTGAGGCACGTACAAGGGCGCGCGCGGCGCGCGGGGGCCGTATTGGCCGCCGTACTGACATGGGCAGGGCTGCTGAGCGGGGCCGCCGGATGCACGACGGACGGCGGCGCCGTCGACCAGAAGGCGCCGGCGCCCGAGGACGTCATCCGGGTCACTCCCGACGACGGCTCCAAGGGCGCGCGCCCCGACGAGAAACTGCTCGTCCGGGTGCCCAGCGGACGCCTGGAGTCGGTGAAGGTCGTCAAGTCCCAGGACGCCCAGGACACCCCGGTGCCGGGCCGGATCTCCGGGGACGGCCTGCGCTGGGAACCCGAGGACCCCCGGCTCGCGCTGGCCGCCAGATACACGGTCGACGCGGTGGCCCTCGACGCCCACGGCCGCCGCAGCGCACGGCACACGACCTTCACCACGTACGTCCCCGACAAGCGGTTCGTCGGCTACGTCGCCCCGGAGAACCGCTCCACCGTCGGCACCGGCATGATCGTCTCCCTGGAGTTCAACCGGGAGATCGAGGACCGGGCCGCCGTCGAACGCGCCGTCGAGGTCACCGCCGAACCGGCCGTGGACATCCGCCCGCACTGGTTCGGCAAGTCCCGCCTCGACTTCCGCCCCCGGGACTACTGGCAGCCCGGCACCCGCGTCACCGTCGTGCTGCGGCTGCGGGACGTCGAGGGAGCACGCGGGGTGTACGGCCTGCAGCACAAGACGTTCTCCTTCACCGTCGGCCGCCACCAGACATCCCTCGTCGACGCCACCGAGCACACCATGCAGGTCCGCCGCGACGGCGAACTCCTCGCCACCGTCCCCGTCACGGCCGGCGCCCCGAAGATGACCACCTACAACGGCAAGATGGTGGTCACCGAGATGTTCGAGCTCACCCGGATGAACGGCGCCACGGTCGGCTTCAAGAAGAAGGACGGCAAGGGCGAGTACGACATCCCCGACGTCCCGCACGCCATGCGGCTGACCGACTCCGGCACCTTCCTGCACGGCAACTACTGGGCGGACTCCGCCATCTTCGGCCACAGCAACGTCAGCCACGGCTGCGTGGGACTCAGGGACGTCAAGGGCGGCGGATCCGAGACCCCGGCGGGCTGGTTCTTCGACCGCAGCCTGGTCGGCGACGTCGTCGAGGTGGTCCGCAGCAATGACAAAAAGGTCGCTCCCGACAATGGCCTCGGAGGATGGAATATGGGTTGGAAGGAGTGGAAGAGCGGTAGTGCGGTGAAGTAA
- the glgX gene encoding glycogen debranching protein GlgX, with protein sequence MSSAAEQEAVAGVVAAEEGRPAAVVNGARLKAPGVPVWPGTPVPLGARFRVGPDGVAGTNFALWAGGAESVELCLFDEQGRETRARLSELTHEIWHGFVPGVMPGQRYGYRVHGRWDPWTGGRWNPAKLLLDPYARAVDGDFSLPPEVYGHVRDWPQQHVADTVRDERDSAPFVPKGVVVHDDDDWADDRRPKTPWADSVIYELHVRGFTKLHPGIPEELRGTYAGLAHPAAIEHLVRLGVTAVELLPVHQFAHEDHLLRKGLRNYWGYNSIGYFAPHAAYAASGTTGEQVGEFKRMVRALHAAGIEVILDVVYNHTAEAGELGPTLSLKGIDNRGYYRLQSDARRYADYTGCGNTLHVVQPQVLRLITDSLRYWVTEMGVDGFRFDLAAALARSMHDVDMLSPFLAVIAQDPVLRRVKLIAEPWDVGSGGYQVGAFPSLWTEWNDRYRNAVRDFWRGALPDVRDLGYRLSGSSDLYAWGGRRPYASVNFVTAHDGFTLRDLVSYERKHNEANGEGNRDGSNDNRAWNCGAEGESEDERVRTLRRRQLRNLLTTLLLSTGVPMLVAGDELGRTQRGNNNAYCQDNEISWLDWSLLQDPGWKALFELTARLIELRHRHPVLRRRAFFSGRAHSADGLRDLAWFTSRGSEMTERDWYAPAATLGMYLSGRDIPGRDERGAPIVDDSFLAVLHAGDRPASFVLPGPPWAERYEVVVDTSREEQGEAPGVAHRAGTAITVPARAVLLLRVD encoded by the coding sequence GTGTCGAGCGCAGCCGAGCAGGAGGCGGTGGCCGGGGTGGTCGCCGCTGAGGAGGGGCGCCCGGCCGCCGTCGTGAACGGCGCGCGGCTCAAGGCCCCCGGGGTGCCCGTGTGGCCGGGCACGCCCGTGCCGCTCGGCGCCCGCTTCCGGGTCGGCCCGGACGGGGTGGCGGGCACCAACTTCGCGCTGTGGGCGGGCGGGGCGGAGTCGGTGGAGCTGTGCCTGTTCGACGAGCAGGGCAGGGAGACGCGGGCCCGACTGTCCGAACTGACGCACGAGATCTGGCACGGCTTCGTGCCGGGTGTGATGCCGGGGCAGCGCTACGGCTACCGGGTGCACGGCCGCTGGGACCCGTGGACCGGCGGCCGCTGGAACCCGGCGAAGCTGCTCCTCGACCCGTACGCCCGGGCGGTGGACGGCGACTTCAGCCTGCCGCCGGAGGTGTACGGGCACGTCCGCGACTGGCCGCAACAGCATGTCGCGGACACAGTTCGCGACGAGCGGGACTCGGCGCCCTTCGTCCCCAAGGGCGTCGTCGTCCACGATGACGACGACTGGGCGGACGACCGCCGGCCGAAGACGCCGTGGGCCGACTCGGTGATCTACGAGCTGCATGTGCGGGGCTTCACGAAGCTGCACCCCGGGATCCCGGAGGAGTTGCGGGGGACGTACGCCGGTCTCGCGCATCCGGCGGCGATCGAGCACCTGGTCAGGCTGGGCGTGACGGCGGTGGAGCTGCTGCCGGTACACCAGTTCGCGCACGAGGACCATCTGCTGCGCAAGGGCCTGCGCAACTACTGGGGCTACAACTCCATCGGCTACTTCGCCCCGCACGCCGCGTACGCCGCCTCGGGCACGACCGGCGAGCAGGTCGGCGAGTTCAAGCGGATGGTCCGCGCCCTGCACGCCGCCGGGATCGAGGTCATCCTCGACGTGGTCTACAACCACACGGCGGAGGCGGGCGAGCTGGGGCCGACGCTGTCGCTGAAGGGCATCGACAACCGGGGGTACTACCGGTTGCAGTCGGATGCGCGCCGGTACGCCGACTACACGGGCTGCGGGAACACGCTGCATGTGGTCCAGCCGCAGGTGCTGCGGCTGATCACCGACTCCCTGCGCTACTGGGTGACCGAGATGGGCGTGGACGGCTTCCGCTTCGACCTGGCCGCCGCGCTGGCCCGCTCCATGCACGACGTCGACATGCTGTCACCGTTCCTCGCCGTCATCGCGCAGGACCCGGTGCTGCGGCGGGTGAAGCTGATCGCCGAGCCGTGGGACGTCGGCTCGGGCGGCTACCAGGTGGGGGCGTTCCCGTCGCTGTGGACGGAGTGGAACGACCGCTACCGAAATGCCGTACGGGACTTCTGGCGGGGTGCCCTGCCGGACGTACGGGATCTGGGGTACCGCCTGTCGGGGTCCAGCGACCTGTACGCGTGGGGCGGCCGCCGGCCGTACGCCTCGGTGAACTTCGTGACCGCGCACGACGGGTTCACGCTGCGGGACCTGGTGTCCTACGAGCGCAAGCACAACGAGGCGAACGGCGAGGGCAACCGGGACGGCTCGAACGACAACCGGGCCTGGAACTGTGGTGCCGAGGGCGAGAGCGAGGACGAGCGGGTACGCACGCTCAGGCGGCGGCAGCTGCGGAACCTGCTGACGACGCTGCTGCTGTCGACGGGGGTGCCGATGCTGGTCGCGGGCGACGAGCTGGGGCGCACCCAGCGCGGCAACAACAACGCCTACTGCCAGGACAACGAGATCAGCTGGCTGGACTGGAGCCTGCTTCAGGACCCCGGCTGGAAGGCCCTGTTCGAGCTGACCGCCCGGCTGATCGAGCTGCGGCACCGGCACCCGGTGCTGCGCCGCCGGGCCTTCTTCTCGGGGCGGGCGCACTCGGCGGACGGGCTGCGGGACCTGGCCTGGTTCACCTCGCGGGGCTCGGAGATGACGGAACGGGACTGGTACGCGCCCGCCGCGACGCTGGGCATGTATCTGTCGGGGCGGGACATCCCGGGCCGGGACGAGCGCGGGGCGCCGATAGTGGACGACAGCTTCCTGGCCGTCCTGCACGCCGGGGACCGGCCGGCGAGCTTCGTGCTGCCGGGGCCGCCGTGGGCCGAGCGGTACGAGGTCGTCGTCGACACCTCGCGGGAGGAGCAGGGCGAGGCGCCGGGCGTGGCGCACCGGGCGGGGACGGCGATCACGGTGCCGGCCCGTGCGGTGCTGTTGCTGCGGGTCGACTGA
- a CDS encoding response regulator: MSSDESSISVLIVDDHPVVRDGLRGMFESAPGFVVLGEAASGEEALERAAALDPDVVLMDLRMPGGGGVAAIAHLTRTGARAKVLVLTTYDTDSDTLPAIEAGATGYLLKDAPRDELFTAVRAAAEGRTVLSPAVASRLVSAVRTPRAPGNEPLSAREREVLALVAKGTPNREIARELFISEATVKTHLTHLYAKLGVNDRAAAVATAYERGILG, encoded by the coding sequence ATGAGTAGCGACGAGTCGTCCATCTCCGTGTTGATCGTCGACGACCATCCCGTCGTACGGGACGGTCTGCGCGGCATGTTCGAGTCCGCGCCCGGCTTCGTCGTGCTCGGCGAGGCGGCGAGCGGCGAGGAGGCCCTGGAGCGGGCAGCCGCACTCGACCCCGACGTGGTCCTGATGGACCTGCGCATGCCGGGCGGCGGCGGGGTCGCGGCCATCGCCCACCTCACCCGCACCGGCGCCCGCGCCAAGGTCCTCGTGCTGACGACGTACGACACCGACTCCGACACGCTGCCCGCGATCGAGGCGGGCGCGACGGGCTACCTGCTGAAGGACGCCCCGCGCGACGAGCTGTTCACCGCGGTCCGCGCCGCCGCAGAGGGCCGCACGGTCCTGTCCCCGGCCGTCGCCTCCCGCCTCGTCTCGGCCGTACGCACCCCGAGGGCCCCCGGCAACGAGCCGCTCTCCGCCCGCGAGCGCGAGGTCCTCGCCCTGGTCGCCAAGGGCACCCCGAACCGCGAGATCGCCCGCGAGCTCTTCATCAGCGAGGCGACCGTGAAGACCCACCTCACCCACCTGTACGCCAAGCTCGGCGTCAACGACCGCGCGGCGGCGGTCGCGACGGCGTACGAGCGGGGGATCCTCGGCTAG